The Microcaecilia unicolor chromosome 6, aMicUni1.1, whole genome shotgun sequence genome includes a window with the following:
- the LOC115473320 gene encoding coiled-coil domain-containing protein 3-like, translating into MQLVVLCLLGSLAGQLWGCQLPHDWRPQTEACRAELVETIVFAKVLALHKDTYSVYNYLPWQYESDLFYSAEIELLCDQAWGSMLEVPAGSKINVTGLGYFPCHSYTVLENNSYYFFLRMDENYNLLPHGVNFQDAIFPESPENHRMFVSFFQFSNCTSGTDPQLYTPDWDVQEDYRLLCATVQKALLDEEELVKTLSQKVRILEKANGHLREKVKKLKRSVRQAKMEGKREVMLAKQLLNKQRILPRGDPKLDSNKQIFGKPTKKATGNKLQ; encoded by the exons ATGCAGCTGGTTGTCCTCTGTTTGCTGGGTTCTTTGGCTGGGCAGCTTTGGGGATGTCAGCTGCCCCATGACTGGAGACCCCAGACTGAAGCTTGCAGAGCTGAACTTGTGGAGACCATTGTCTTTGCCAAGGTTCTGGCACTCCACAAAGACACCTACAGTGTCTATAATTACCTACCCTGGCAATATGAATCGGACCTTTTCTATTCGGCTGAGATTGAGCTACTGTGTGACCAGGCATGGGGCAGTATGCTTGAAGTTCCAGCTGGTTCCAAAATTAATGTCACAGGTCTGGGCTACTTTCCCTGTCACTCCTACACCGTCCTGGAGAACAATTCCTACTATTTCTTCTTAAG gaTGGACGAAAATTACAATCTTCTTCCCCATGGGGTGAACTTTCAAGATGCCATCTTCCCCGAGTCACCTGAAAACCACCGGATGTTTGTGAGTTTTTTTCAGTTCTCAAACTGCACTTCTGGTACCGATCCACAACTTTACACTCCAGACTGGGACGTCCAAGAAGATTATCGG CTCCTGTGTGCCACAGTGCAAAAGGCTTTATTGGATGAGGAAGAACTTGTCAAGACACTATCTCAGAAGGTCCGAATCTTAGAGAAAGCCAATGGCCACCTCCGAGAGAAAGTGAAAAAGCTCAAACGCTCAGTGCGTCAGGCAAAGATggagggtaaaagggaagtcatGCTGGCTAAGCAACTGTTGAACAAGCAAAGGATCCTGCCAAGAGGGGACCCAAAACTGGACAGTAACAAACAGATCTTTGGAAAGCCCACCAAGAAAGCCACGGGAAACAAACTGCAGTGA